Proteins from a genomic interval of Chryseobacterium indologenes:
- a CDS encoding acyl-CoA thioesterase: MNYHTRKWVKPEDLNPNHSLFGGRLLQWIDEEAALYAIIQLENTKVVTKFISEINFVSSAKQGDIIEIGIEATHFGSSSVTLRCDVRNKMTHQTIITVEKIVMVNLDADGNPAPHGKTQIEFVKDRLNTGA; the protein is encoded by the coding sequence ATGAACTACCATACCAGAAAATGGGTAAAACCAGAAGATTTAAATCCAAACCATTCACTTTTCGGAGGAAGACTTTTACAATGGATTGACGAAGAAGCAGCGTTATATGCCATCATCCAGTTGGAAAATACCAAAGTAGTCACCAAATTCATCTCTGAAATTAACTTCGTAAGTTCAGCAAAACAGGGAGATATTATAGAAATAGGAATTGAAGCCACTCATTTTGGTTCCTCATCAGTGACGTTAAGATGCGACGTCCGAAACAAGATGACCCACCAAACAATTATTACCGTTGAGAAAATTGTCATGGTCAATCTCGATGCAGATGGCAATCCGGCTCCTCACGGTAAGACACAAATAGAATTTGTAAAAGACAGATTAAATACCGGAGCATGA
- a CDS encoding DUF2975 domain-containing protein, protein MKTKKNLSVLSVVVWILFIGSCIKAGALTFTFIMTLYNPDGAKNLYEGLNLFELYQTNVNAYKLMMSFIIFLAGYKAYLAFLVIRIFRKLNLKAPFSEAIIQLITQISYSAFAIGILSLLAISYSENIFKKDIPLSNIYDFIGSGAEYLFFGGIIFIIAQVFKRGIEIQTENDLTI, encoded by the coding sequence ATGAAAACAAAAAAAAATTTATCTGTTTTAAGTGTTGTAGTTTGGATATTATTTATTGGATCATGCATCAAAGCAGGTGCATTGACTTTTACATTTATTATGACACTTTATAATCCTGATGGCGCTAAAAACCTGTACGAAGGATTAAATCTATTTGAACTTTACCAGACCAATGTCAATGCATACAAATTGATGATGTCTTTTATTATTTTCTTGGCAGGATATAAAGCTTACCTTGCATTTCTGGTGATCCGGATTTTCCGGAAGCTCAATCTTAAAGCCCCTTTCAGCGAAGCGATCATACAGCTTATTACCCAAATAAGCTACTCTGCATTTGCCATCGGAATTCTTTCTTTACTAGCTATTTCTTATAGTGAAAATATTTTTAAAAAGGATATTCCGTTATCCAATATCTATGATTTTATAGGATCCGGAGCTGAATATTTGTTTTTTGGCGGAATCATTTTTATTATTGCACAGGTATTTAAAAGAGGAATAGAAATACAAACTGAAAACGACCTAACAATATAG
- a CDS encoding RNA-binding protein produces MNIFVSNINYATKEYELHDLFAEFGDVSSAKIVTDRETGRSRGFGFIEMGDEEGKQAIEALNQKEFNGKTLNVSEAKPREEKPRRSFDNNRGGGYGNNNNRGGGYGNNNRGGGGNRW; encoded by the coding sequence ATGAACATTTTTGTTTCAAACATCAATTACGCAACTAAAGAGTATGAGTTGCACGATCTATTCGCAGAATTTGGAGATGTATCATCTGCCAAAATCGTTACAGACAGAGAAACTGGTCGTTCCAGAGGTTTCGGTTTCATAGAAATGGGTGATGAAGAAGGAAAGCAGGCTATTGAAGCTCTTAACCAAAAAGAATTCAACGGAAAAACACTGAATGTATCTGAAGCTAAACCAAGAGAAGAGAAGCCAAGAAGAAGCTTCGATAACAACAGAGGTGGAGGTTATGGTAACAACAACAATAGAGGCGGAGGCTATGGTAACAACAACCGTGGCGGAGGCGGAAATCGTTGGTAA
- a CDS encoding DUF4153 domain-containing protein encodes MKTKFRETLNRTTEIIFRYPVVLVMAILASTGAICMIDTSNQFELYASCLKFTICACLGISLMFAMTMLSQRIGKELLLQLAGIAFLIGFYNILPNKKSYFTDDYSYLIVVTGILMHLLVSFIPFLEKNKELGFWQYNKNLFVNIFLTAVFTGVLTGGVELAILAIDKLFDFHFNDKLYANTFFVMAITGSCFIFLLFNEKGLPTLEKDASYPVVLKFFTQFILIPLLLIYAVILYFYSFKILIHWQLPRGWVSYLILAYSMVGILALLLVHPLKEANAKSWVKIFSKAFYYTIIPLVALLFIAIFTRILEYGYTEPRYFVLFLALWLLSVVIYFISNKKATIKFIPVSLFLFGAFAMIFPYINAFSVARRSQRTELLKVLNQQKLLDNGKINFEQKITDTIRNEIADKFQFLAERKQSEFILGLLDKKDHADLTKSIEAGNFYSIRFTVEGKFTHVNTTTRKDSYDTERLVMVSEQQAIKIDDYQYLLNVTGYNQDPQKLNEDQFKIIDKLTERSSFKLILNNKEEIEAGPEIMKLFQENKGKTGTVYVPDIKVEDDLGKYHIKLILKQVTKEKDFYNKRDNIYCGDVYILIKPK; translated from the coding sequence ATGAAAACAAAATTTCGGGAAACTTTAAACCGGACAACTGAAATCATTTTCCGTTATCCTGTCGTCCTGGTGATGGCTATACTGGCCTCAACCGGGGCTATTTGTATGATTGATACATCAAATCAATTCGAACTATATGCTTCCTGTTTAAAATTTACCATCTGTGCATGCCTGGGAATTTCTTTGATGTTTGCGATGACAATGCTTTCGCAAAGAATTGGAAAAGAACTTTTGCTGCAATTAGCCGGAATTGCTTTTCTTATTGGTTTTTACAATATATTACCCAACAAGAAAAGTTATTTCACCGACGATTATTCCTACCTTATTGTTGTCACAGGTATTTTAATGCACTTACTGGTTTCTTTTATTCCGTTTCTGGAAAAAAACAAAGAATTGGGATTCTGGCAATACAATAAAAATTTATTCGTCAATATATTCCTTACAGCTGTATTTACAGGTGTTTTAACAGGTGGTGTTGAACTGGCAATACTGGCGATTGACAAACTTTTTGATTTCCATTTCAATGATAAACTGTATGCCAATACATTTTTTGTAATGGCTATCACCGGAAGTTGTTTCATCTTTCTTTTATTCAATGAAAAAGGATTACCTACCCTTGAAAAAGATGCAAGTTATCCTGTTGTTCTAAAGTTTTTCACGCAGTTTATTTTAATTCCGTTACTGCTTATTTATGCAGTTATCCTTTACTTCTACTCTTTCAAAATTCTGATTCACTGGCAGCTGCCGAGAGGTTGGGTTTCCTATCTTATTTTAGCATATAGTATGGTAGGAATACTGGCATTGCTTCTCGTTCATCCATTGAAGGAAGCCAATGCAAAGTCCTGGGTTAAGATTTTTTCCAAGGCATTCTATTATACAATTATCCCGTTGGTTGCTCTTCTGTTTATTGCTATTTTCACCAGAATTCTGGAATACGGTTATACAGAACCAAGGTATTTCGTTTTATTTCTGGCCTTGTGGTTATTAAGCGTGGTCATCTATTTTATTTCAAACAAAAAAGCGACGATCAAGTTTATCCCGGTCAGTTTATTTCTTTTTGGAGCTTTTGCCATGATTTTCCCCTATATCAATGCCTTCAGTGTTGCACGGAGAAGTCAGAGAACGGAACTGCTAAAGGTTTTGAACCAACAAAAATTACTGGATAACGGCAAAATAAATTTTGAGCAAAAAATTACCGATACCATCAGAAATGAAATTGCTGATAAATTTCAATTTTTAGCCGAAAGAAAGCAAAGTGAATTTATACTGGGATTGCTGGACAAAAAAGACCATGCAGATTTGACTAAAAGCATTGAAGCTGGAAACTTTTATTCGATACGATTTACTGTTGAGGGAAAATTTACCCATGTAAATACGACCACAAGAAAAGACTCGTATGACACGGAACGACTTGTCATGGTTTCTGAACAACAAGCCATTAAAATTGATGATTATCAGTATCTGCTGAACGTAACCGGTTATAATCAGGATCCGCAAAAACTGAATGAGGATCAATTTAAAATCATTGATAAACTCACTGAAAGGTCCTCCTTTAAACTTATACTCAACAACAAAGAAGAAATAGAAGCAGGCCCTGAGATCATGAAGCTTTTTCAGGAAAACAAAGGCAAAACCGGAACGGTCTATGTACCGGATATTAAGGTGGAAGATGATCTGGGAAAATACCATATCAAGCTTATTCTAAAGCAAGTCACGAAAGAAAAAGACTTTTACAACAAGAGGGATAACATCTATTGCGGTGATGTATATATCTTGATCAAACCAAAATAA
- a CDS encoding BlaI/MecI/CopY family transcriptional regulator: MKINHLTAAEENFMKLFWKMESFYLKDVMEQHPEPKPHQNTVSTYLKILVEKGYLSTVKEGRIFKYTVIVPFENYKKFLLKELSHNFFNDSGKEILEFLFNEKLLTQDDLKGYFDLKIEIKPAKPVKIEEPKYEFAEEILNPKKEKKAKSKEKEKEKDKKKKKKKE; this comes from the coding sequence ATGAAAATCAATCATCTTACTGCCGCAGAAGAAAACTTTATGAAGCTGTTTTGGAAAATGGAATCTTTCTATCTGAAGGACGTTATGGAGCAGCATCCGGAACCGAAACCCCACCAGAATACGGTTTCCACCTATTTAAAAATATTAGTTGAAAAAGGTTATTTGTCAACCGTTAAAGAAGGGAGAATTTTTAAATATACAGTCATTGTTCCTTTTGAAAACTATAAAAAGTTTTTATTGAAAGAACTTTCACACAATTTCTTTAATGATTCGGGAAAAGAAATCCTTGAGTTCCTTTTTAATGAAAAACTATTGACCCAGGATGACTTAAAGGGATATTTTGATCTTAAAATTGAGATTAAACCCGCCAAGCCTGTAAAGATAGAGGAGCCAAAGTACGAATTTGCAGAAGAAATTTTAAATCCGAAAAAAGAAAAGAAAGCCAAGTCTAAAGAAAAAGAGAAGGAAAAAGACAAAAAGAAGAAAAAAAAGAAAGAATAA
- a CDS encoding ABC transporter permease, whose protein sequence is MEEKKSSLLHKISKVISDFFNPLVSLVIFFIYMSIKQYTLNDSLLYFVPVLLMIIVPTVIWLVWNVKTGRYTNMDVSNRIQRKTLYIFIAVCVISYLIFHYIRNGYIDLVMLFILILLFSLQISNLFIKSSMHTAFNVFVAALFFSLDWKMGLAWLGVAILVGITRIILKRHTVREVFMGAGIAFMVSFIYLYCNIQFQH, encoded by the coding sequence ATGGAAGAAAAAAAATCTTCATTGTTACACAAAATTTCGAAAGTTATATCCGATTTCTTCAACCCTCTGGTGTCTTTGGTGATATTCTTTATATATATGAGTATCAAACAGTACACTCTTAATGATTCTCTTCTTTATTTCGTTCCTGTATTGTTAATGATCATTGTTCCAACCGTTATCTGGCTTGTATGGAATGTAAAAACCGGGAGATATACCAATATGGACGTCTCCAACCGGATTCAGAGAAAAACGCTTTATATATTTATTGCCGTCTGTGTTATTTCCTACCTTATCTTTCATTATATAAGGAATGGATATATTGACCTGGTCATGCTGTTTATTTTAATCCTACTTTTTTCACTTCAGATCAGTAATCTTTTTATTAAAAGCTCTATGCATACTGCGTTCAATGTATTTGTAGCTGCCCTATTTTTTTCATTAGACTGGAAAATGGGTCTGGCGTGGCTGGGAGTAGCTATCCTGGTGGGAATTACCAGAATTATTTTAAAAAGACACACCGTGAGAGAAGTATTTATGGGCGCTGGAATAGCTTTTATGGTATCTTTTATTTATCTTTATTGCAATATTCAATTTCAACATTAA
- the pdhA gene encoding pyruvate dehydrogenase (acetyl-transferring) E1 component subunit alpha translates to MKEFSKEVYLKWYEDMTMWRRFEDKCRSLYLKQKIRGFLHLYNGQEAIPAGFTHAMDLTKDSMITAYRCHIHPMAMGVDPKRIMAELCGKATGTSGGMGGSMHIFSKEHRFYGGHGIVGGQIPLGAGIAFADKYFDRKAVNICFFGDGAARQGSLHETFNMAMNWKLPVVFVVENNQYAMGTSVKRTANHEDIYKLGLGYEMPCLAVDAMDPEKVAEAAYEAIERARRGDGPTFIEARTYRYRGHSMSDAEPYRSKEEVAVHKNDDPIELVKHRILENGWATEAELEAMDNKSRDFVDECVEFMENSPYPEAEKIYEYVYAQEDYPFLDKLEN, encoded by the coding sequence ATGAAAGAATTTTCTAAAGAGGTATACCTGAAGTGGTATGAAGATATGACAATGTGGAGAAGGTTTGAAGACAAATGCCGTTCTCTTTATCTAAAACAAAAGATCAGAGGATTTTTACATTTGTATAACGGTCAGGAAGCGATCCCTGCCGGATTCACACATGCAATGGATTTAACCAAAGACAGTATGATTACTGCATACAGATGTCACATCCATCCAATGGCGATGGGCGTAGATCCTAAAAGAATCATGGCTGAGCTTTGTGGTAAAGCTACCGGAACATCCGGAGGTATGGGTGGATCTATGCACATTTTCAGTAAAGAACACCGTTTCTATGGAGGACATGGTATTGTGGGAGGACAGATTCCTTTAGGAGCAGGTATTGCTTTTGCAGATAAATATTTTGACAGAAAAGCGGTGAATATTTGCTTCTTCGGAGACGGAGCTGCAAGACAAGGTTCTTTACATGAAACGTTCAACATGGCTATGAACTGGAAACTGCCTGTAGTATTTGTTGTAGAAAACAACCAGTATGCAATGGGAACTTCTGTAAAAAGAACAGCCAACCACGAAGATATCTACAAATTAGGATTAGGATACGAAATGCCTTGCCTTGCTGTAGATGCAATGGACCCTGAAAAAGTAGCCGAAGCTGCTTACGAAGCAATTGAAAGAGCAAGAAGAGGAGATGGGCCAACATTTATCGAAGCAAGAACTTACCGTTACAGAGGACACTCTATGTCTGATGCTGAGCCATACAGATCTAAAGAAGAAGTAGCTGTTCATAAGAATGATGATCCGATTGAATTGGTAAAACACAGAATTCTTGAAAACGGATGGGCTACAGAAGCTGAACTGGAAGCTATGGATAACAAATCAAGAGATTTTGTTGACGAATGTGTAGAATTTATGGAAAACTCTCCTTATCCTGAGGCTGAGAAAATCTATGAATATGTGTACGCTCAGGAGGATTATCCATTCCTAGACAAATTAGAAAACTAA
- a CDS encoding murein L,D-transpeptidase catalytic domain family protein translates to MKKFIFLFIIMISCSKAESQQLDTTAIPGSKIEEIKNYLKGKDYNQQLAVFINFKIASGKYRYFIYDLRTNKILQKAVVSHGSGSVIPRSEALQFSNAEGSYQSSLGKYAIGESYEGKFGKAYRLKGLDPTNSNAMQRAIVLHSYGCVPDKESQKPACLSLGCPMLSENAFKASAQYIDQSKQSIILYAFY, encoded by the coding sequence ATGAAAAAATTTATTTTTCTTTTTATAATTATGATTTCCTGTTCAAAAGCTGAATCTCAGCAGTTGGATACCACCGCGATACCCGGATCGAAAATTGAGGAGATTAAAAATTATTTAAAAGGAAAAGACTATAATCAGCAGTTGGCCGTTTTTATAAATTTTAAAATAGCTTCCGGAAAGTATCGCTATTTTATCTATGATCTCAGGACAAACAAAATACTACAGAAAGCAGTCGTATCTCATGGTTCAGGTTCTGTAATTCCCAGGTCAGAAGCATTGCAATTCAGTAATGCTGAAGGATCTTATCAGTCTTCATTAGGAAAATATGCCATTGGAGAAAGCTATGAGGGAAAGTTTGGAAAAGCATATCGGTTGAAAGGATTAGATCCTACAAACAGCAATGCGATGCAGCGGGCTATAGTTCTTCACTCGTACGGATGCGTTCCGGATAAAGAATCCCAGAAACCGGCTTGCCTGAGCCTAGGCTGTCCGATGCTCTCTGAGAATGCTTTTAAAGCATCTGCCCAATACATTGATCAGTCAAAACAATCCATTATCTTGTATGCATTTTATTAA
- the radC gene encoding DNA repair protein RadC has product MPIKFLAEDDRPREKFLQKGKNSLSDSELLAIIMGSGNKEESSVELARRILTSVNNNWHQLSLLSVKDLMKFKGIGEAKAISIASALEIGRRRAGQEIPEKSIIGNSHDAYAILKNQLSDLRTEEFWAIFLNNSNKVIHIAQLTHGGISQAIVDVRILFKIALEHFSTGVIIAHNHPSGSVKPSRDDLNITQKIKEAGQTLTIQLLDHIIITQDSYFSFSDSGLL; this is encoded by the coding sequence ATGCCTATAAAATTTCTTGCAGAAGATGACAGACCAAGGGAAAAATTTTTGCAAAAAGGCAAGAATTCGCTTTCCGATTCTGAGTTGTTGGCGATCATAATGGGAAGCGGCAATAAAGAAGAAAGTTCCGTAGAGCTGGCCAGAAGGATTTTGACTTCGGTAAATAATAACTGGCACCAACTGAGCCTGCTTTCTGTCAAAGATTTGATGAAATTTAAAGGAATTGGAGAAGCAAAGGCTATTTCGATTGCCTCTGCCCTGGAAATCGGAAGAAGAAGAGCCGGACAGGAAATTCCTGAAAAATCAATTATAGGAAATAGCCATGACGCCTATGCCATCCTAAAGAACCAACTCTCAGATTTAAGAACTGAAGAATTTTGGGCTATTTTTTTGAACAACAGCAATAAAGTCATTCATATTGCACAACTGACTCACGGAGGCATAAGCCAGGCTATCGTTGATGTAAGAATACTTTTTAAAATCGCTCTGGAGCACTTTTCTACAGGCGTTATTATTGCTCATAACCATCCTTCAGGCAGTGTAAAACCAAGCAGGGATGACCTCAATATTACACAAAAGATTAAAGAAGCTGGACAAACATTAACCATCCAGCTTTTAGATCACATTATCATTACACAAGATTCCTATTTTAGTTTCTCCGATTCAGGATTATTATGA
- a CDS encoding inorganic pyrophosphatase, which yields MIPNFKAHPWHGISAGEDAPNVVNVFVEIVPSDTIKYEVDKETGYLKVDRPQKFSNIIPALYGFVPRTYCDQEVMKLAVESGATDVTMGDHDPLDICVLSSHNIHAGGLLMEAIPIGGFKMIDGGEADDKIVAVMINDHAFGHFRDIAELPEAEVKRLMHYFLTYKNLPDEPAKCRIQKVYGAEHAKKVIKASQADYADKFGG from the coding sequence ATGATTCCAAATTTTAAAGCACATCCATGGCACGGAATTTCTGCAGGAGAAGATGCGCCAAATGTTGTAAACGTATTTGTGGAAATTGTTCCTTCAGATACTATTAAATATGAAGTAGATAAAGAAACAGGATACCTAAAAGTAGACAGACCTCAAAAATTCTCTAATATCATCCCGGCTTTATATGGTTTTGTTCCAAGAACATACTGTGATCAGGAAGTAATGAAACTTGCTGTAGAATCAGGCGCTACGGATGTTACAATGGGAGATCATGATCCTCTTGATATTTGTGTTTTAAGTTCTCATAACATCCATGCCGGAGGTTTATTGATGGAAGCTATTCCGATCGGAGGTTTCAAAATGATCGACGGAGGAGAAGCTGATGATAAAATTGTAGCAGTAATGATCAATGACCATGCTTTTGGGCACTTCAGAGATATTGCTGAATTACCGGAAGCTGAAGTAAAAAGATTAATGCATTATTTCCTTACGTATAAAAACCTGCCGGATGAGCCTGCAAAATGCAGAATTCAGAAGGTTTACGGAGCTGAGCATGCAAAAAAAGTAATCAAAGCTTCTCAGGCTGATTATGCAGATAAATTCGGAGGATAA
- a CDS encoding amidohydrolase, whose translation MKRILYTLFLSAGISSCHHKIPQEKAEILYFGGPIITMEDSSPQVEAVAVKDGKILFAGTKSDAERFSEPATKMINLHGKTLLPGFIDVHGHLTSRAGTMDAVDLSPEPYGTVNSIKDLQITVKNYIKENKITDKQPIIGNGYDDAIMREHRHPTKAELDIISKTNPIIVIHASGHASVANNAMLQLLGITEASKDPEGGHIGRDKETGKLNGKLEENASFTALLTLTEKMNKGKDTETHAMENLMKAQDEWLSYGQTTVCDGRTMGESVGLLEKAAAQHLFKADVVYFPDYEYFKKEFDRFKPKYMKYENHLKLAGFKFSDDGSPQGKTAWLTQPYLVPPEGRSKDYKGFPIFTDETLYNDLKTLFQNHITAQLHVNGDAAIDQAIRVIKRLKDENIYKPELRATLIHVQNSRPDHIQKIKELGVIPSYFSTHTYLWGDWHYSSVFGPERASFISPANSALKAGITFTIHHDSPVTPPDLITAVYAAVNRKTRSGMILGPNERITPLEALKAITINGAYQLQEENRKGSVKAGKLADFVILDQNPLTITPENLRNIKVLETIKEGNSVYKSN comes from the coding sequence ATGAAAAGGATATTATATACTCTTTTTTTGTCTGCAGGAATAAGCAGCTGTCACCATAAGATTCCACAAGAAAAAGCTGAGATACTTTATTTTGGAGGTCCTATCATAACAATGGAAGATTCTTCTCCCCAGGTTGAAGCTGTAGCAGTAAAAGACGGTAAAATACTTTTTGCCGGAACAAAATCGGACGCAGAGCGTTTTTCAGAGCCAGCCACCAAAATGATTAATCTCCATGGGAAAACTCTTCTTCCCGGGTTTATAGATGTTCATGGACATCTTACTTCAAGAGCCGGGACGATGGATGCCGTAGACCTATCTCCGGAACCTTATGGAACAGTGAATTCAATTAAAGATTTACAGATTACGGTTAAGAACTACATTAAAGAAAATAAAATTACAGATAAGCAGCCGATTATCGGAAATGGTTATGATGATGCCATTATGAGAGAGCACCGTCATCCTACAAAAGCAGAACTGGATATCATTAGTAAAACCAATCCTATTATTGTTATTCATGCCTCAGGGCACGCCAGCGTAGCAAACAACGCAATGCTACAACTTCTGGGAATAACAGAAGCATCGAAAGATCCTGAAGGAGGACACATCGGCAGGGATAAAGAAACAGGAAAACTGAATGGGAAATTAGAAGAGAACGCGAGTTTCACTGCTTTATTAACCTTAACTGAAAAAATGAATAAAGGCAAAGACACTGAGACCCATGCCATGGAAAATCTGATGAAAGCCCAGGATGAATGGCTCAGCTATGGACAGACTACTGTTTGTGATGGAAGAACTATGGGAGAAAGCGTTGGTCTGTTAGAAAAAGCAGCGGCTCAACATCTTTTTAAAGCCGATGTCGTTTACTTTCCTGATTATGAATATTTCAAAAAGGAATTCGATCGTTTCAAACCTAAGTATATGAAATATGAAAATCATCTGAAACTGGCCGGGTTCAAATTTTCGGATGACGGTTCTCCACAAGGTAAAACAGCCTGGCTTACTCAGCCTTATTTGGTTCCGCCGGAAGGCCGGTCTAAAGACTACAAAGGATTTCCCATCTTTACGGATGAAACGTTATATAACGATCTGAAAACACTTTTCCAAAACCATATAACCGCACAGCTTCATGTGAACGGAGATGCTGCAATAGATCAGGCAATCCGGGTTATTAAAAGGTTAAAAGATGAAAACATTTATAAACCGGAATTGCGGGCAACCTTAATTCATGTACAAAACAGCCGCCCTGATCATATTCAGAAAATAAAAGAATTAGGAGTAATTCCTTCTTACTTTTCTACTCATACTTATTTATGGGGCGATTGGCACTATTCGAGTGTTTTTGGTCCTGAAAGAGCTTCTTTTATAAGTCCTGCCAACTCAGCGTTAAAAGCAGGAATTACATTTACCATCCATCATGATTCTCCGGTTACTCCACCCGATTTAATTACCGCTGTATATGCTGCGGTAAACAGAAAGACAAGGTCAGGAATGATTTTAGGTCCCAATGAAAGAATCACTCCTCTTGAAGCCCTGAAAGCTATTACCATCAACGGAGCTTATCAACTGCAGGAAGAAAACAGAAAAGGATCTGTTAAAGCAGGTAAACTGGCAGACTTTGTCATTCTGGATCAGAATCCTTTAACGATAACTCCTGAAAATCTCAGAAACATTAAAGTTCTTGAAACCATCAAAGAAGGAAATTCCGTATACAAAAGCAACTAA